In the genome of Rhodothermus sp., the window GTCGGAGCGTACGGGAATCGTCGCTTCGTCGAGCCGGATGGACAGGCCGGCTATCTGAGCGATTTCGATCAGAGCGGCTGCCAGTCCCCCGCGCGTCAGATCGCGCAGGCAGTGGACTTCAATTCCGGCTTCCAGCAGCTTCAGGACCGGTGTTGCCAGCGGTGCGCAGTCACTTTCGATGGCTGTCTCAAATGCCAGTCCTTCCCGCACGGCCATGATTGCCATACCGTGGCGCCCCACGTCTCCACTGAGCAGCACCACGTCACCGGGTTGTATAGCCTCAGGGCCGATAGAACGGTCAGATTCGATCAGGCCAATGCCCGTTGTATTCAGGAAAAGTCCATCGCCCTTTCCGCGATCGACGACTTTTGTATCGCCAGTAACGATCTCGACACCGGCTTCGCGGGCGGTTGTCTGCATTGATTGCGTGATGCGCGCAAGCGTCTCCATGGGCAGGCCTTCTTCCAGGATGAAGCCGACGCTCAGATACAGCGGCCGGGCGCCGCACATGGCCAGGTCGTTTATCGTACCGCAGACGGCCAGTTTGCCGATGTCGCCGCCGGGGAAGAATAGCGGTTGCACCACATACGAGTCGGTCGTAAAGGCCAGCCGTACATTGCCGATGCACAGGGTGGCGCCGTCGTGCCGGCGTTGCAGCTCGGCACTGGCGAAGGTAGTCGCAAGGGCATCGATGAGCTGTTGCATCAGACGGCCGCCCCCACCATGGGCCAGCAGCACGTGCGGATACTGTTGGATGGGGAGCGGGCACGCAGGTACGAAGCCGTTCTGATCGCTCATGGCCTCAAAGCAGGCTTTTGCATAAATCGACGATACCGGTAGTAAGCAGCGCAGGCGCCCTCGGACGACACCATGGGGGCGCCCAGCGGATGCTCAGGGGTGCAGCGCGTGCCAAAGGCCGGGCATTCGGTCGGTTTGCGTGCGCCCTGCAACACCGCGCCTGCGATGCACTCGGTCGCTTCTTCGGCCGCTTGCGTCATGACGCCAAACTTATGTTCCGCATCGTAGGCCCGATAAGGGGCGCGCAGTCCCAGCCCACTCTGTGGCAGCTCGCCGATCCCTCGCCACTTGCGGGGTACAACCTCAAACACTTCTCGAATGTGCTGCTGGGCCGCCTCGTTGCCCTGGCGCCGCACCGAGCGCGTGTACTGGTTTTCTACCTCATGGCGTCCTTCTTCAAGCTGGCGGATGCACATATAGAGTCCCTGCAGCAAATCGAGCGGCTCGAAGCCTGTCACGACAATCGGTACCCGGTATTTTTGCGCGATGGGCTCGTACTCTCGGTAGCCCATGACCGTACATACATGACCGGCCGCCAGAAAGCCCTGCACACGGTTGTGGGGCGATTGCAGGATGGCTTCCATTGCCGGCGGGACAAGCACGTGCGCTACCAGAATAGAAAAATTTTTCAGACCAAGCCGGTGCGCCTGCAACACGGCCAGGGCGTTGGCCGGCGCTGTCGTCTCAAAGCCGACAGCAAAGAAGACTACTTCCCGGTCAGGGTGTTGCACGGCCAGGCGTACGGCGTCGAGCGGCGAATAGACGAGGCGCACGTCACCGCCCTGCGCTTTGACCGAAAACAGGTCGCCCTGAGTACCCGGCACGCGAAGCATGTCGCCAAAAGAGCAAAAGATTACACCGGGCATTGACGCAATGGCAATAGCTTTATCGATCAGCTCAACGGGGGTAACGCAGACCGGACAGCCGGGGCCGTGCACCAGCGTAACGCCCGGAGGCAACAGCGCGTCGATGCCAAAGCGCACAATCGCGTGCGTCTGACCACCGCAGACCTCCATGATCGTCCAGGGACGTGTGGTGATTTTCGTAATCAGCCGGGCGTAACGCAGCACAGCCTCTCGATCGCGGTACTCCTCAATGAATTTCATGAGACGTCAGGTGAATCAAGTTCTTCCAGCTCGTCGATTTGCTGCAGGTATTCAAAGACGCGGTGGGCTTCGGCTTCGTCCACCACGCTGATGGCAATGCCCACGTGTACCATGACATAGTCGCCCACGCGGGCTTCCGGGACGAAGGTCAGGTTGACTTCTTTCTGAATGCCGCCAAAGTCTACCTTGCCACGCCGGGTAAGCGGGTCTTCGTCCAGGAGGGCGACGATCTTACCGGGTACGGCCAGACACATGGCTTGCGAGCACCTGGTTCATGGGTTCGGGCATGGTCAGCCCCCAGCGGAGGGCAGCTACCTGGCCCAGCGCCAGGCCTCCGTCACCGGGTGCTACCTGATGGTGAATATACGGGCGAAATCCGGCTGCGCGAAGCTGGCGAAGCGCCGATTCGGTAAGCAGGCGATTCTGAAAACAGCCGCCGCTGAGCACGACTGTCGGGCAGTCAATATGCCGGGCAATGGCAGTAAGGGCGGTGGCCAGGCTTTCGTGAAAACGCCGGGCGATGACGCCTGCAGGCACACCGCGATCCCGATCGATAAGCAGGGTTTCGAGTAAGGGCGCCCAGTCCAGTATCAACCGGCCGTCCCGTTCTTCCAGCGTCAGTGGGTAAGGGGAGAGGGGGCCTTCGGCCGTTTCCGCTGTAAACTCCAGCTGCATGGCCGCCTCGCCTTCGAACCGATTGTACTGACACAGGTCGAGGAGGGCCGCCGCCGCGTCGAACAGCCGCCCGACGCTGGTGGTCCAGGGAGCGTTCAGGCCACGCACAACCATCCGGGTCAGAAGGCGGCGGGCTTCGGGCGTGAACGCAGTGGGCGGTAGTAGCGTCAGCGCCGCGTCCCCTTTCCAGGCGTAGAGCAAGCCCAGTGCCGCACGGCGAGGTTCGCGGACCGCCCGCTCACCGCCGGGCAGCCGAAACGGGCGCAGGTAGGCTATGCGCAATACCCGGGTTTCGGTGATCCAAAAGCATTCGCCTCCCCAGACAGTCCCGTCCGTTCCGTAGCCGGTACCATCCCAGCTGAATCCCAGCACAGGGGGCCGTAGTCCATGCTCGGCCATGCAGGCCCATACGTGAGCCACGTGGTGTTGGACGGCAACAACCGGTCGGCCCAGCCGGGATGCATGGTACGTGGAGGCATAGTCCGGATGGGCGTCACGCACCACCACCTCGGGCGCGCGTTCGTACAGTTGCGCGAGGTCGTCGATCACCCGCACGAAGGCGGCACGGGCTTCGGCCGTCTCCAGATCGCCGATGTGCTGACTGAGCCAGACGGTGCGGCCAGAGGCCAGCGCCACCGTGTTTTTCAGATGACCGCCGACGGCCAGCACCTGCGTTGGGCGATCTGGCCAGTTGTCAGGCAGTACGACGGGTAGCGGGGCATAGCCGCGCGCACGTCGCAAGAGAACCGGATGGCCGTCAATAAAGCGTACGACCGAGTCGTCGCAGTAGCGAACGATCGGACGATTGTGCACCAGGAACAGATCGGCCAGGTCACGCAACCGCACCAGTGCTTCGCGTTCGTCAATGCAGATGGGTTCCTCGGAGCGGTTTCCGCTGGTGGCCACTACTGGAAAGTCCAGCTCGGCCAGCAGCAGATGATGCAGCGGGGTATAGGGCAGCATGATGCCCAGATAGGGATTGCCGGGGGCTACCGAAGGCGCCAGCGTTTCCCGGCCCACCGCGGTTTGGCGCAACAGCACGATAGGAGCTGCTGGCGAGGTTAACACGGTAGCTTCGGCCTCCGAAACGTAGGCGTGCGCGCGAACTGCCGCGAGTGACGGATACATCAGGGCGAAAGGTTTGGCTTCGCGTCCTTTCCGATGCCGAAGCGTGCGAACAGCCATTTCGTTACGGGCGTCAACCATCAGATGAAAGCCGCCCAGTCCTTTGATGGCTACGATCCGGCCCTCACGGATCGCGTCGGCGGTGCGCTGGAGCGCCTCGTCCCGTTCGGCTAACACGTTGCCATTGCGATCCCAAAGCGCCAGGTGCGGACCGCAATCAGGACAGGCATTGGGCTGGGCATGGAACCGACGATCCCGCGGATGCTCGTACTCGGCCCGGCAGCGTGGACACATCGGGAAGTGCCGCATCGTGGTATTGGGGCGGTCGTAAGGCAGCCGTTCAATGATCGTAAAACGAGGACCGCAGTGGGTACAGTTAATGAACGGGTAGCGGTAACGACGATCGGCCGGGTCGAACAGCTCGCGCAGGCAGTCGGGGCAGGTGGCCAGATCCGGCAGTAGAAACACCTGGCGATCACCTTTGGCCTGGCTGGGGACAATTGTGAACGTCGTGTAACCTCGGGGTGGCAGCTCGGCACAGGTGACGCGTCGGATCCGGGCGGCCGGAGGTGGCTGGCGTTCCAGTCGTTCTCGGAAGCGCACCAGTTGCTCTGGATTGCCTTCGACCTCAATGGTGACACCGGCCGGGTCGTTCCCCACCTGGCCGGTCAGGCCCAGCTCGTGGGCCAGCCGATAAACGAACGGCCGGAAGCCGACACCCTGCACGGCACCTTCGACGTGCAGGCGCCAGCGCGTCAGTCGGTCGATGGTGGAGCGCATTCGATCTCCAGGCTTTCCAGATAGACCTCGTCTCCTGCTTCGACCAGCTCGCCGATGCGCCCGCATTGCGGACATCGCCAGTCGGCCTCCGAAGGCTCATAGTCACACCGGCATCGGGCGCAGTGGAAGCGCATGGGACGGCGTTCGCAGATGAGCATCAAACCAGCGGCTGGCCCATCAGGATCGAGCAGGTGCGTCACGTAGAACCGGAGCGTTTCGGGCGACAGATGGGAGCGCGCGCCCAGCACCACGTATGCCGCGCGTACACGTCGGGCACCGACGCGGCGCGCTTCCGCCTCGATGAGGCGCACCAGCTCACGGGCTATGCTCAGCTCATGCATCGTGCAACTCCTGCAAAATGGCTTCGACGGCGTGGGGGATAGCTGCCGCTACCTCCGGCGAAAGCGGTCTGCCAGGTTCAAACCATCGTCCTTCAATGCCGTAGATGATGAGCCGACGGGGAAGTCGGCCAAGCTGCCGGGCCAGTTCGACAACTTCGGCCAGCCCGATGCCATGCGATGAGACGGCTGAGCGCACCGGCGTCGGCAGGGGGACCGTATGAGCCTCAAACCGGTGCAGTGTGCCAGGTAGTGCTCCGGAGTAGACAGCGTCGCATACGATGACCAGCTCGGCATCGCCCCAGTAGTCGAGCAAGCGGAGCGGATCGGCCAGCGTAAGCATACGTACCGTATCGTTTAACCGGGACCGAAGCTGCGCTATCGTCGTCGGTCCGGCGGCGTCGTCGCCACGCAGCGGGTGACCGAGCCCGATTACCACTTTCACGTTCGGTCCACGTGCAGTTTCAAAAAGTGGGTGGCGCATGAGATGCAGGGATCGTAGTTGCGAATGGCCTGCTCGCAACGCCACTGGAGCTCGTTATCAGGCAACGTAAGCGATCGGGCGACGAAATGTCGCAGGTCCTCTTCAATGCGACGCTGATTCTGGGACGTAGGCGGTACGATCTGGGCCTCCAGAATGGTACCCTCGTCGTCGATCGTGTAGCGATGGTAGAGAATACCTCGAGGCGCTTCGGTGCAGCCATGTCCAGTGGCAGTCCGAGGGGACACCGCAACAGACGGTTGTGTTGGCGGTTCGTACGCTTCAATCAGGCGTAACGCCTCGTCGCAGGCGTACAGAATCTCGATAGCGCGCGCGATAATGCTCTGAAAAGGATTACGACATTCAGGCAGAAACCCTACTTCACGGGCGGCTTCCTGCGCCAGCGGCGAAAGCCGGTCAAAGTTCAGGTTGAAACGGGCCAGCGGTCCCACCAGATAGGCGCCACGCCCGCGAATCCGAGCATGAAGGGCATTGGAGTGGGACACGTGCTCTTCCTCAATATGATCGTTAAAGGCGGCAATCGGGATGTCCAATCCCCGGTTCGAGACCAGTCGGCCGTCCAGAATGGCGTATTCGTTGTCGTGTCGTAGCGCAACAAACTCATAGTCCTGTTCGAAGTCCGGAAACTCAAAGCCGGCTACCCAGCGCACTGTATCGCAGGCGGCATCGCGCGCCCAGCGGAGCGGGTCCACCAGCGCACGTAACGCTTCCGGCCGGGGGGCGCGGTAAAAGCCACCCACACGCACGTTGATCGGGTGAATCTCTCGGCCGCCGATCACGCGCATCAGCTCGTTGCCGATTTTTTTGAGCTGAAGTCCCTGCCGGACCCGGTCCGGATAGTCGCGTGCCATCTCGAAGGCGCTTTCGTAGCCGAGAAAGTCAGGCGCGTGCAGCATGAACACATGCAACGCGTGGCTTTCGATCCATTCGCCACAGTAGAGCAGGCGACGTAACAGTCGCAGGGGACCGTCCACTTTCACCTCGCAGGCATTTTCCATGGCCGTGCAGGCGCTCATCTGGTAGGCGACCGGACAGATCCCACAGATGCGCGCTGTTATGTCGGGGGCTTCCAGAAACGAGCGCCCGCGCAGGAATGCTTCGAAGAAGCGGGGCGGTTCGTAAATGCGCAGCCGCACATCGGCCACCTGGTTGTTACGAATGCGAACGTATAGAGCCCCTTCGCCTTCGACGCGGGCCAGTGCCTCGACACGAATCGTACGGTGACGACGAACCTCCGACATGGCAGGATTACGGGTTGGATGGAAGGTGGGAGGCTTTCCGAAAAGCCGGCGCATAGGCGTTGAAGGTACGCAGGGCCCGTTCGGCATCGCGGGCCGGCACATTGAGCTGTTCCTGCCACCACTGCATGAGCGAGGCCGGATTGGACGTTTCTTTCGGGCCAAAACAGGCATAGCAGCCTCGGTTGTAGCTGGGGCACAGCGCTCCGCAACCGGCCTGCGTGAGCGGCCCCAGACAGGGTGTGCCATGGGCGACCATGACGCATACGGTCCCCTGTCGCTTACACTCGACGCAGACACTGTAGGTGGGAATGTTGGGGCGTCGGCCCTGCAGAAAGGCTGTAATGACTTCCAGCAGTTGCGCTTTGCTGATCGGACAGCCGCGCAGTTCGAAGTCGACGGGTACATGCTCGGCGATCGGTGTCGACGTGGCCAGCGTCTCGATGTACTCCGGCCGGGCATAGACGAGGCGCGTGAATTCGGCCACGTCCTGAAAATTACGCAACGCCTGAATGCCGCCCGCCGTGGCGCACGCGCCAATCGTCACCAGAAAGCGCGAACGCTGACGAATCTGACGGATGCGCTCGGCATCGTGTGATGTGGTGATGGAGCCTTCGACGAGCGACAGATCGTAGGGGCCACGCACGGTCGCCCGCGAAGCCTCCAGGAAGTAAGCGATTTCTACGGCACCGGCTATCGCCAGCAGTTCATCTTCGCAGTCGAGCAGGCTGAGCTGGCAGCCATCACAGGAAGCAAACTTCCAGACGGCCAGTTTGGGCTTGCGTCGAGCCATGGCATTAGCATTCGCGGATGGTCAGCAGTCGAGCGACACGGGCAAAGTTGAACACCGGCCCTTCTTTGCAGATAAAGACCGGACCGAACTGGCAGTGGCCGCACAGGCCGATGGCGCATTTCATGTTGCGCTCCATGGACAGGTAAAGGTGTTCCGGCGCTACGCCGCGCTCGATAAGGGCCTGGGCTGCGAAGCGCATCATGATTTCCGGACCGCATACGAAGGCGACGGTCTCGTCGGGATCGAAGTAGGCTCGAGGAAGCAGCGTGGTCACCACGCCCACGTGCCCAAACCACCCTGCCCCGGCATGATCGACGGTCACCTCTACCTGCACGTCGAAGCGACCGCGCCAGCGCTCCAGCTCGCGCACGTAGAGCAGGTCGCGCGGCGTGCGGGCGCCGTAGAGCAACACCAGATTGCCGTAGCGATCGCGGTGCTGCAGCAGGTGATAGATGGCGGGACGTAGCGGAGCCAGTCCGATACCGCCGGCCATGACCACCACGTCATAGCCTTCGGCAGCCTCAACAGGCCAGGCGCTACCGAACGGACCGCGCACGCCGATCACCTCGCCCGGCTTGCAGTTGCACAGTGCGCTGCTGACCGCGCCAACCGCCCGGATCGTATGTGCCAATCGGTCCGGCCGGGCCGGATCACCACTGATTGAGATCGGGACTTCGCCAACTCCGAAGACGTAGAGCATGTTAAACTGGCCGGGACAAAACGCCAAGCCGCTCGTATCCAGCGGTTCCAGTTCCAGGGTGTACGTGTCGAGCGTTTCGCGGCGGCGGCGCACTACACGCCAGCGCGCAGGCGTCATGGGCATCAGCGCCGAGATCGTTTCTGTCCGAGCCAGGAGCGTTTCATTCATGCTGCCTCAAGGGTGCAGGGGTTGACGTCGGGGAGCCGCACCGTACATGTCGAGTAGTTGCAGGCGGGTGGCCTGCAGGCGTTCGACAATAATCCGCGTAAAGCGGCTGAAGATTTCGTAGCCCAGCCGCGGATCTTCGGCACATTTCTGCCGGATGCAGGCTCCGTCGAAGGCCAGCGCCCGTACCAGCGTCAACGCCCGGGCATCGAACTGATTGCGATAGGGCGGCACCAGCCAGGACCAACCGAGCACATCGCCTTCGTTCAACGTCTGGATGGTCACGGTGCCCCGATCGGGCAGATGCACCTCAAGCGCAACGCGGCCGTATCGGAGCAGGTAAAACGCGGTGGCGGGTTCGCCTTCACGGAAAATATAGGTGCCAGCATTGAAGCGCACGTTGCGAGCGCAGCCAGCGATCAGCTCCAGGTATGGCCGTTCAAGCCCCTGAAAGAACGGGTGCTCGGCCAGTAGCTCCTTAAGCGATCGTTTTGGAGTCATGGCGTCGGGAAGGTTTAGCAGTAGCACGGATAGCCGCTACCTCTTCGGTCAGGTCGATCCCGACGGGACACCAGGTGATGCAGCGGCCACATCCCACACAACCCATCACGCCAAACTGATCAATCCAGGTAGCCAGCTTGTGCATGAGCCACTGACGGTAGCGGGCGCGGGTGCTCTGACGCACGCTGCCGCCGTGGATGTAGGAAAATTCGGCCGTGAAGCAGGAGTCCCAGCGGCGCACGCGCATGGCTGTCTGACCGGTCAGATCGGTAACGTCTTCGACGGTGTGGCAGAAGCAGGTGGGACAGACCATGGTACAGTTGGCACAGCTCAGGCAGCGCCGGGCTACCTCCTCCCAGCGCGGATGTTCGTAGCTGTTCTGCAGCAGCTCCTTCAGTCCTTCGGTCTCCAGCTGGCGGCCCATCTGTTCGGCAGCCGCCTGCAAGCGGGCGTCGGCGGCGGCTACCTCGTCGGGCTGTGCCGTGCGATGGGGCACCTCCTCCAGTACGGCGCGGCCGATCTCGCTTCCTACGGTTACGACGAAATAATGACGTCTGGTCTCCAGCACTTCGGTCAGGGCCAGGTCGAAGCCCGACGTAGCGCGAGGGCCTGTCTGCATCGAGGCGCAGAAGCAGGTACCGCCGGGTCGGGTGCAGTTGACGGCCAGTAGAAACAACCGTTCACGTACGGCCCGGTAGTAGGGATCGACGTAGGGCCCGCCGAGGAAGACACGATCCTGCACGGCAATGGCGGCCAGCTCACAGGCGCGCACGCCAATGAACGCATACGCTTCTTCCGGAAGAGACGTCTCCGTTACGCTGAAGTCCCCGTCACCTTCAGTGCGCGTGGCCTGCCACAGGCGTAGCGTCGGCGGAAAAAGAAAAGCCTTCCAGCTCTGGGGACCGACCACATACCCGAAGAGGGTAGGAACCTCCTGGCGGCGGAGACGATAGGTGCCGCCCTCTTGCTCGTCGGTCCAGCCAATGGGAAGGTCGTCGCTGCACTGGATCCGGTCATAAACGATGGCACCGTCGCGCACGCGTGGCCCGATCAGCGTGTAGCCACGGCGCGTCAATGCTTCGAGCAGCACGTCGAAATCCTGACGTTCCAGAAGTTGAGCGGTTGCCTGGTGCATTGTGTATCAACAATTGCCTGAAGAGAATCGGTCAATTCCGCCTTATGGACACAGCGCTTCAGAGAAGCTCCGGCCCATGCATTCGGACGCCTGGCTTCAAAGAGCAACCCCCTATGATCCGGCGCAAGCGTGCAGGTGTAACGTTTCGGTTACGGCAGCCTTTCACACTTCCAGGAGCCGTCCTTCGCACCTGTGCAGCAGGCGTTCCCATTCGTGGTTGACCTGTTTCTGCAGCTCATCAAGCAGGTGTCGGTTTTCCGGGCGTAGCAGGTGGCGAAAGCGCCCCTGCGTCTTGACCCATTCGGCAAGGGGGAGCGGCCTGCGCGGTTGGTAGTTCAGCCGATATTCACCATTGATCACTTCGTAGAGCGGCCAGAAGCATGTTTCAACGGCCAGGCGCGCGATTTCGACCGTCTGCGATGGATCGTATCCCCAGCCACGCTGGCAGGGCGCCAGCACGTTGAGGAAGCTCGGTCCCTCAACCTGCA includes:
- a CDS encoding FAD/NAD(P)-binding protein, whose protein sequence is MNETLLARTETISALMPMTPARWRVVRRRRETLDTYTLELEPLDTSGLAFCPGQFNMLYVFGVGEVPISISGDPARPDRLAHTIRAVGAVSSALCNCKPGEVIGVRGPFGSAWPVEAAEGYDVVVMAGGIGLAPLRPAIYHLLQHRDRYGNLVLLYGARTPRDLLYVRELERWRGRFDVQVEVTVDHAGAGWFGHVGVVTTLLPRAYFDPDETVAFVCGPEIMMRFAAQALIERGVAPEHLYLSMERNMKCAIGLCGHCQFGPVFICKEGPVFNFARVARLLTIREC
- the hypE gene encoding hydrogenase expression/formation protein HypE, producing MSDQNGFVPACPLPIQQYPHVLLAHGGGGRLMQQLIDALATTFASAELQRRHDGATLCIGNVRLAFTTDSYVVQPLFFPGGDIGKLAVCGTINDLAMCGARPLYLSVGFILEEGLPMETLARITQSMQTTAREAGVEIVTGDTKVVDRGKGDGLFLNTTGIGLIESDRSIGPEAIQPGDVVLLSGDVGRHGMAIMAVREGLAFETAIESDCAPLATPVLKLLEAGIEVHCLRDLTRGGLAAALIEIAQIAGLSIRLDEATIPVRSDVQSACEMLGLDPLYVANEGRFVAFVPEAEAERALSLLREIPVSADACLIGQVTTDAPAGMVTLHTTIGTTRILDLPSGEQLPRIC
- the hypF gene encoding carbamoyltransferase HypF; translated protein: MRSTIDRLTRWRLHVEGAVQGVGFRPFVYRLAHELGLTGQVGNDPAGVTIEVEGNPEQLVRFRERLERQPPPAARIRRVTCAELPPRGYTTFTIVPSQAKGDRQVFLLPDLATCPDCLRELFDPADRRYRYPFINCTHCGPRFTIIERLPYDRPNTTMRHFPMCPRCRAEYEHPRDRRFHAQPNACPDCGPHLALWDRNGNVLAERDEALQRTADAIREGRIVAIKGLGGFHLMVDARNEMAVRTLRHRKGREAKPFALMYPSLAAVRAHAYVSEAEATVLTSPAAPIVLLRQTAVGRETLAPSVAPGNPYLGIMLPYTPLHHLLLAELDFPVVATSGNRSEEPICIDEREALVRLRDLADLFLVHNRPIVRYCDDSVVRFIDGHPVLLRRARGYAPLPVVLPDNWPDRPTQVLAVGGHLKNTVALASGRTVWLSQHIGDLETAEARAAFVRVIDDLAQLYERAPEVVVRDAHPDYASTYHASRLGRPVVAVQHHVAHVWACMAEHGLRPPVLGFSWDGTGYGTDGTVWGGECFWITETRVLRIAYLRPFRLPGGERAVREPRRAALGLLYAWKGDAALTLLPPTAFTPEARRLLTRMVVRGLNAPWTTSVGRLFDAAAALLDLCQYNRFEGEAAMQLEFTAETAEGPLSPYPLTLEERDGRLILDWAPLLETLLIDRDRGVPAGVIARRFHESLATALTAIARHIDCPTVVLSGGCFQNRLLTESALRQLRAAGFRPYIHHQVAPGDGGLALGQVAALRWGLTMPEPMNQVLASHVSGRTR
- a CDS encoding hydrogenase maturation nickel metallochaperone HypA; this translates as MHELSIARELVRLIEAEARRVGARRVRAAYVVLGARSHLSPETLRFYVTHLLDPDGPAAGLMLICERRPMRFHCARCRCDYEPSEADWRCPQCGRIGELVEAGDEVYLESLEIECAPPSTD
- a CDS encoding oxidoreductase, whose product is MARRKPKLAVWKFASCDGCQLSLLDCEDELLAIAGAVEIAYFLEASRATVRGPYDLSLVEGSITTSHDAERIRQIRQRSRFLVTIGACATAGGIQALRNFQDVAEFTRLVYARPEYIETLATSTPIAEHVPVDFELRGCPISKAQLLEVITAFLQGRRPNIPTYSVCVECKRQGTVCVMVAHGTPCLGPLTQAGCGALCPSYNRGCYACFGPKETSNPASLMQWWQEQLNVPARDAERALRTFNAYAPAFRKASHLPSNP
- a CDS encoding hydrogenase maturation protease — encoded protein: MRHPLFETARGPNVKVVIGLGHPLRGDDAAGPTTIAQLRSRLNDTVRMLTLADPLRLLDYWGDAELVIVCDAVYSGALPGTLHRFEAHTVPLPTPVRSAVSSHGIGLAEVVELARQLGRLPRRLIIYGIEGRWFEPGRPLSPEVAAAIPHAVEAILQELHDA
- a CDS encoding 4Fe-4S dicluster domain-containing protein, whose protein sequence is MHQATAQLLERQDFDVLLEALTRRGYTLIGPRVRDGAIVYDRIQCSDDLPIGWTDEQEGGTYRLRRQEVPTLFGYVVGPQSWKAFLFPPTLRLWQATRTEGDGDFSVTETSLPEEAYAFIGVRACELAAIAVQDRVFLGGPYVDPYYRAVRERLFLLAVNCTRPGGTCFCASMQTGPRATSGFDLALTEVLETRRHYFVVTVGSEIGRAVLEEVPHRTAQPDEVAAADARLQAAAEQMGRQLETEGLKELLQNSYEHPRWEEVARRCLSCANCTMVCPTCFCHTVEDVTDLTGQTAMRVRRWDSCFTAEFSYIHGGSVRQSTRARYRQWLMHKLATWIDQFGVMGCVGCGRCITWCPVGIDLTEEVAAIRATAKPSRRHDSKTIA
- the hypD gene encoding hydrogenase formation protein HypD — its product is MKFIEEYRDREAVLRYARLITKITTRPWTIMEVCGGQTHAIVRFGIDALLPPGVTLVHGPGCPVCVTPVELIDKAIAIASMPGVIFCSFGDMLRVPGTQGDLFSVKAQGGDVRLVYSPLDAVRLAVQHPDREVVFFAVGFETTAPANALAVLQAHRLGLKNFSILVAHVLVPPAMEAILQSPHNRVQGFLAAGHVCTVMGYREYEPIAQKYRVPIVVTGFEPLDLLQGLYMCIRQLEEGRHEVENQYTRSVRRQGNEAAQQHIREVFEVVPRKWRGIGELPQSGLGLRAPYRAYDAEHKFGVMTQAAEEATECIAGAVLQGARKPTECPAFGTRCTPEHPLGAPMVSSEGACAAYYRYRRFMQKPALRP
- a CDS encoding Ni/Fe hydrogenase subunit alpha: MSEVRRHRTIRVEALARVEGEGALYVRIRNNQVADVRLRIYEPPRFFEAFLRGRSFLEAPDITARICGICPVAYQMSACTAMENACEVKVDGPLRLLRRLLYCGEWIESHALHVFMLHAPDFLGYESAFEMARDYPDRVRQGLQLKKIGNELMRVIGGREIHPINVRVGGFYRAPRPEALRALVDPLRWARDAACDTVRWVAGFEFPDFEQDYEFVALRHDNEYAILDGRLVSNRGLDIPIAAFNDHIEEEHVSHSNALHARIRGRGAYLVGPLARFNLNFDRLSPLAQEAAREVGFLPECRNPFQSIIARAIEILYACDEALRLIEAYEPPTQPSVAVSPRTATGHGCTEAPRGILYHRYTIDDEGTILEAQIVPPTSQNQRRIEEDLRHFVARSLTLPDNELQWRCEQAIRNYDPCISCATHFLKLHVDRT
- a CDS encoding HypC/HybG/HupF family hydrogenase formation chaperone, which produces MCLAVPGKIVALLDEDPLTRRGKVDFGGIQKEVNLTFVPEARVGDYVMVHVGIAISVVDEAEAHRVFEYLQQIDELEELDSPDVS
- a CDS encoding cyclic nucleotide-binding domain-containing protein, whose amino-acid sequence is MTPKRSLKELLAEHPFFQGLERPYLELIAGCARNVRFNAGTYIFREGEPATAFYLLRYGRVALEVHLPDRGTVTIQTLNEGDVLGWSWLVPPYRNQFDARALTLVRALAFDGACIRQKCAEDPRLGYEIFSRFTRIIVERLQATRLQLLDMYGAAPRRQPLHP